The proteins below come from a single Tachysurus fulvidraco isolate hzauxx_2018 chromosome 13, HZAU_PFXX_2.0, whole genome shotgun sequence genomic window:
- the ehd2b gene encoding EH domain-containing protein 2b isoform X2, with the protein MSRWGRKNVKKAPEVIRTVTEGLKSLYRKKLLPIEEYYGFHDFHSPSLEDADFDNKPMVLVVGQYSTGKTTFIKYLLEQEVPGSRVGPEPTTDCFTAIMHNDMEGIIPGNALIVDPNKPFRKLNPFGNSFLNRFQCAQMPNQVLESISIIDTPGILSGAKQRVSRGYDFPAVLRWFAERVDRIILLFDAHKLEISDEFSEAISALKGNEDKLRVVLNKADMVGTQQLMRVYGALMWSLGKVFGTPEVLRVYIGSFWSEPLMVPDNRNLFELEEEDLFADIQNLPRNAALRKLNDLVKRARLVRVHAHIISYLKQEMPAVFRKDNKKKNLISQLPVIFSKIQLQHHISPGDFPDCAKMQELLGVHDFTKFKSLKPNMMALLDELLSTDIAKLMPLLRQEELEAEGQLGVQGGAFLGTRAGPFVEGDPFGEKGEHEGEDGEVEEDWIVTKDKPKYDEIFYNLAPNEGKLSGTKAKDWMVSTRLPNSVLGRIWKLSDVDRDGMLDDEEFALASHLIEVKLEGHGLPPELPARLVPPSKRRQKGSDA; encoded by the exons ATGTCTCGCTGGGGGCGGAAAAACGTCAAGAAGGCCCCCGAAGTAATCAGGACAGTCACAGAGGGGCTGAAGTCACTGTATCGTAAGAAGCTTCTTCCTATTGAGGAGTATTATGGTTTCCATGACTTTCACTCCCCAAGTCTGGAGGATGCTGACTTTGACAACAAACCCATGGTGCTCGTGGTTGGTCAGTACTCCACAGGAAAGACTACTTTCATCAA ATACCTTCTGGAACAAGAGGTTCCTGGAAGCCGTGTGGGTCCAGAGCCTACTACAGACTGCTTTACTGCCATCATGCATAATGACATGGAAGGAATAATCCCTGGAAATGCACTTATAGTGGACCCCAACAAGCCCTTCCGCAAACTCAACCCTTTTGGAAATTCTTTTCTGAACAG ATTCCAGTGTGCACAGATGCCCAACCAGGTTCTGGAGAGCATCAGTATCATTGACACCCCTGGCATCCTGTCGGGAGCTAAGCAGAGAGTGAGCCGAG GCTATGACTTTCCAGCTGTCTTGCGTTGGTTTGCTGAACGAGTGGACCGAATTATTCTCCTTTTCGATGCCCATAAGCTGGAGATTTCTGACGAGTTTTCAGAGGCCATAAGTGCTTTGAAGGGCAATGAGGACAAACTGCGTGTGGTGCTTAACAAGGCTGATATGGTTGGGACACAGCAGCTAATGAGGGTATATGGTGCTCTTATGTGGTCCCTGGGGAAAGTGTTCGGAACCCCAGAAGTGCTGAGAGTATATATTGGCTCATTCTGGTCTGAACCTCTCATGGTCCCAGACAACCGAAATTTATTTGAATTGGAAGAGGAAGATCTTTTTGCTGATATTCAGAACCTGCCACGAAACGCAGCCCTTCGCAAGCTCAATGATCTGGTCAAGAGGGCCCGTCTAGTTAGG GTTCATGCTCACATAATCAGTTACCTGAAGCAGGAGATGCCTGCTGTCTTCAGGAAGGACAACAAGAAAAAGAATTTGATTTCCCAGCTGCCAGTCATCTTCTCTAAGATCCAGTTGCAGCATCACATTTCCCCTGGGGATTTTCCTGACTGTGCCAAGATGCAG GAACTACTTGGAGTTCATGACTTTACCAAGTTTAAGTCCCTGAAACCCAACATGATGGCTTTGTTGGATGAGCTGCTGTCCACTGACATTGCCAAGCTGATGCCTCTTCTCAGGCAGGAGGAGCTGGAAGCAGAAGGTCAACTTGGAGTCCAAGGTGGGGCTTTCTTAGGGACCCGAGCAGGACCATTTGTGGAGGGTGATCCCTTTGGTGAGAAAGGTGAGCATGAAGGTGAGGATGGAGAGGTAGAAGAAGACTGGATTGTGACTAAGGATAAGCCCAAGTATGATGAGATCTTTTACAACCTTGCACCCAATGAGGGAAAGCTGAGTGGCACTAAAGCCAAAGACTGGATGGTGAGTACACGGCTGCCCAACTCTGTGCTGGGTCGCATATGGAAGTTGTCAGATGTGGATCGTGATGGCATGCTGGATGATGAGGAATTTGCCCTGGCTAGCCACTTGATTGAGGTGAAACTTGAAGGGCATGGTCTGCCGCCTGAATTACCTGCTCGCCTGGTGCCTCCTTCTAAACGCAGACAGAAAGGATCTGATGCCTAG
- the ehd2b gene encoding EH domain-containing protein 2b isoform X1 produces the protein MSRWGRKNVKKAPEVIRTVTEGLKSLYRKKLLPIEEYYGFHDFHSPSLEDADFDNKPMVLVVGQYSTGKTTFIKYLLEQEVPGSRVGPEPTTDCFTAIMHNDMEGIIPGNALIVDPNKPFRKLNPFGNSFLNRFQCAQMPNQVLESISIIDTPGILSGAKQRVSRGEANTKGYDFPAVLRWFAERVDRIILLFDAHKLEISDEFSEAISALKGNEDKLRVVLNKADMVGTQQLMRVYGALMWSLGKVFGTPEVLRVYIGSFWSEPLMVPDNRNLFELEEEDLFADIQNLPRNAALRKLNDLVKRARLVRVHAHIISYLKQEMPAVFRKDNKKKNLISQLPVIFSKIQLQHHISPGDFPDCAKMQELLGVHDFTKFKSLKPNMMALLDELLSTDIAKLMPLLRQEELEAEGQLGVQGGAFLGTRAGPFVEGDPFGEKGEHEGEDGEVEEDWIVTKDKPKYDEIFYNLAPNEGKLSGTKAKDWMVSTRLPNSVLGRIWKLSDVDRDGMLDDEEFALASHLIEVKLEGHGLPPELPARLVPPSKRRQKGSDA, from the exons ATGTCTCGCTGGGGGCGGAAAAACGTCAAGAAGGCCCCCGAAGTAATCAGGACAGTCACAGAGGGGCTGAAGTCACTGTATCGTAAGAAGCTTCTTCCTATTGAGGAGTATTATGGTTTCCATGACTTTCACTCCCCAAGTCTGGAGGATGCTGACTTTGACAACAAACCCATGGTGCTCGTGGTTGGTCAGTACTCCACAGGAAAGACTACTTTCATCAA ATACCTTCTGGAACAAGAGGTTCCTGGAAGCCGTGTGGGTCCAGAGCCTACTACAGACTGCTTTACTGCCATCATGCATAATGACATGGAAGGAATAATCCCTGGAAATGCACTTATAGTGGACCCCAACAAGCCCTTCCGCAAACTCAACCCTTTTGGAAATTCTTTTCTGAACAG ATTCCAGTGTGCACAGATGCCCAACCAGGTTCTGGAGAGCATCAGTATCATTGACACCCCTGGCATCCTGTCGGGAGCTAAGCAGAGAGTGAGCCGAGGTGAGGCCAACACTAAAG GCTATGACTTTCCAGCTGTCTTGCGTTGGTTTGCTGAACGAGTGGACCGAATTATTCTCCTTTTCGATGCCCATAAGCTGGAGATTTCTGACGAGTTTTCAGAGGCCATAAGTGCTTTGAAGGGCAATGAGGACAAACTGCGTGTGGTGCTTAACAAGGCTGATATGGTTGGGACACAGCAGCTAATGAGGGTATATGGTGCTCTTATGTGGTCCCTGGGGAAAGTGTTCGGAACCCCAGAAGTGCTGAGAGTATATATTGGCTCATTCTGGTCTGAACCTCTCATGGTCCCAGACAACCGAAATTTATTTGAATTGGAAGAGGAAGATCTTTTTGCTGATATTCAGAACCTGCCACGAAACGCAGCCCTTCGCAAGCTCAATGATCTGGTCAAGAGGGCCCGTCTAGTTAGG GTTCATGCTCACATAATCAGTTACCTGAAGCAGGAGATGCCTGCTGTCTTCAGGAAGGACAACAAGAAAAAGAATTTGATTTCCCAGCTGCCAGTCATCTTCTCTAAGATCCAGTTGCAGCATCACATTTCCCCTGGGGATTTTCCTGACTGTGCCAAGATGCAG GAACTACTTGGAGTTCATGACTTTACCAAGTTTAAGTCCCTGAAACCCAACATGATGGCTTTGTTGGATGAGCTGCTGTCCACTGACATTGCCAAGCTGATGCCTCTTCTCAGGCAGGAGGAGCTGGAAGCAGAAGGTCAACTTGGAGTCCAAGGTGGGGCTTTCTTAGGGACCCGAGCAGGACCATTTGTGGAGGGTGATCCCTTTGGTGAGAAAGGTGAGCATGAAGGTGAGGATGGAGAGGTAGAAGAAGACTGGATTGTGACTAAGGATAAGCCCAAGTATGATGAGATCTTTTACAACCTTGCACCCAATGAGGGAAAGCTGAGTGGCACTAAAGCCAAAGACTGGATGGTGAGTACACGGCTGCCCAACTCTGTGCTGGGTCGCATATGGAAGTTGTCAGATGTGGATCGTGATGGCATGCTGGATGATGAGGAATTTGCCCTGGCTAGCCACTTGATTGAGGTGAAACTTGAAGGGCATGGTCTGCCGCCTGAATTACCTGCTCGCCTGGTGCCTCCTTCTAAACGCAGACAGAAAGGATCTGATGCCTAG